One segment of Polaribacter huanghezhanensis DNA contains the following:
- a CDS encoding PorP/SprF family type IX secretion system membrane protein, translating into MKKIIYIVLLCCFAQISFAQQDANFTLYNYNMNIINPAYAGSTSFKEISLNYRSQWVGINDAPNTQALSYSSPLKNNLGIGISIVRDQVFVLQETDIALDISYKIKVSETYDIYFGVKAGGSIINIDLNKAGANGSDPLFSENQSFFNPLFGAGVYLKHNDFYLSISTPNFLNGKRYVKQGNAPKAAVDNLHMYYGFGYHFKVSEEFKITPGIMYRNTEGAPSSVDINTTLQFKTIDAGMNYRIDEMYSVFTMFTIIENVKFGAAYDFTTSKVNQINDNGSMEVFLKFYL; encoded by the coding sequence ATGAAAAAAATTATATACATAGTACTCTTATGTTGTTTTGCTCAAATTAGTTTTGCCCAACAAGATGCAAATTTCACGTTATATAATTATAATATGAATATTATAAACCCTGCTTATGCTGGTAGTACTTCTTTTAAAGAAATAAGTTTAAATTACAGAAGTCAATGGGTTGGCATAAATGATGCTCCAAATACACAAGCTCTTTCGTATTCTTCTCCTTTAAAAAACAATTTAGGTATTGGTATTTCAATTGTTAGAGATCAAGTTTTTGTATTGCAAGAAACAGATATTGCATTAGATATTTCCTACAAAATAAAGGTATCAGAAACATACGACATTTACTTTGGTGTAAAAGCTGGAGGATCCATAATAAATATTGATTTAAATAAAGCTGGCGCAAATGGAAGCGATCCTTTGTTTAGTGAAAACCAAAGCTTTTTTAATCCTCTATTTGGTGCTGGAGTTTATTTAAAACACAACGATTTTTATTTGAGCATTTCTACTCCAAATTTTTTAAACGGAAAAAGATATGTGAAACAAGGAAATGCCCCAAAAGCAGCAGTAGATAATTTGCATATGTATTATGGGTTTGGATATCATTTTAAAGTGTCCGAAGAGTTTAAAATTACTCCAGGAATTATGTATCGAAATACAGAAGGTGCGCCGTCATCAGTAGATATTAATACTACATTACAATTTAAAACGATAGATGCAGGAATGAATTATAGAATAGATGAAATGTATTCTGTTTTTACCATGTTTACTATTATAGAAAATGTAAAATTTGGTGCCGCTTACGATTTTACCACTTCTAAAGTTAACCAAATAAACGACAACGGTTCTATGGAAGTATTCCTGAAATTTTATCTTTAA
- a CDS encoding Ig-like domain-containing protein, giving the protein MKKATINFLLLFAVLFFSYSYSQNSTLINHNSPFENSLQNKNTASNPTVTITGSRINYTPSPFTAIFTFSENIQNFSLSDVVVSNATTGVFNKINESKYTALITPISDGIVTVDVPANSLQDLANNDNLASNTFSIIYDTTKPTVVITSDTPNPTNAASFVATFTFSEDVADFDETYFSLTNANYSNFVYINDALFKVTITPIADGTVSITIPENEIEDNAGNGIVAAQFSINVDRTKPTTTITCTVSNQTNAAFTTTITFSEDITGFDINDITLGNATASNFVATSATLYSALITPTADGIVTVDVSNDVANDAATNGNIAATQFSITYDATKPTTPSILSVDSYTCARDNTTTADNTLVFNGESEPNSQIEVFVNTISVGVTTAIANGTWSFDYTSVTLPDATYSITAKATDTANNVSDLSSIFTIKVSTVDTDGDLIPDFCDDDDDNDGVLDDADNSYLPNPGQEDTDGDGIADVEEDCDNDGIINYYDTDVATCQNAIVMKQKYGFSPNGDGINETWVIEDILLYPNNIVHIYNRSGKLVYQMKGYNNSFNGFSNKVNSSKRLPVGAYYFTIEFNTPNSKPAKGWIYINY; this is encoded by the coding sequence ATGAAAAAAGCTACTATTAATTTTTTATTATTATTTGCGGTTTTATTTTTTAGCTATAGTTATAGTCAAAATAGCACGTTAATAAACCATAATTCTCCATTTGAAAATTCTCTTCAAAATAAAAATACGGCTTCAAATCCAACAGTTACCATAACAGGTTCTCGCATAAACTACACCCCTTCTCCATTTACAGCTATATTTACATTTTCAGAAAATATTCAAAATTTTTCTTTAAGCGATGTTGTTGTTAGCAATGCAACTACAGGTGTTTTTAACAAAATTAATGAAAGCAAATACACCGCTTTAATTACACCAATTTCTGACGGAATTGTTACTGTTGATGTTCCTGCAAATTCTTTGCAAGATTTAGCTAATAATGACAATTTAGCTAGCAATACTTTTAGCATAATCTATGACACAACCAAACCAACTGTTGTTATTACTTCTGACACGCCGAACCCAACAAATGCTGCAAGTTTTGTTGCTACATTCACATTTTCTGAAGACGTAGCAGACTTTGATGAAACTTATTTTTCGTTGACAAATGCTAATTATAGTAATTTTGTTTATATAAATGACGCCCTTTTTAAAGTAACAATCACTCCTATTGCAGACGGAACAGTAAGTATAACTATTCCTGAAAATGAAATAGAAGACAATGCAGGAAATGGAATTGTTGCTGCTCAATTTTCAATAAATGTTGATAGGACAAAACCAACCACTACAATTACCTGTACAGTTTCTAATCAAACAAATGCTGCATTTACAACAACAATTACGTTTTCTGAAGATATTACTGGTTTTGACATCAATGATATTACGCTCGGCAATGCAACAGCCTCTAATTTTGTTGCTACAAGCGCAACACTATATTCAGCTTTAATTACACCAACTGCAGACGGAATTGTAACCGTTGATGTTTCAAATGATGTTGCAAATGATGCCGCAACAAACGGAAATATTGCTGCAACTCAATTTAGCATAACTTATGATGCGACAAAACCAACTACTCCATCAATTTTATCTGTAGATAGTTATACATGTGCTAGAGACAATACAACAACTGCAGATAACACATTGGTTTTTAACGGAGAATCAGAGCCAAATTCTCAGATAGAAGTTTTTGTAAATACCATTTCTGTTGGAGTTACAACGGCAATTGCAAACGGAACATGGAGTTTTGATTATACTTCTGTTACACTTCCAGACGCAACATATTCTATAACTGCAAAAGCGACCGATACTGCAAATAATGTAAGTGATCTTTCATCAATATTTACAATTAAAGTAAGTACCGTTGATACAGACGGAGATTTGATTCCAGATTTTTGTGATGATGACGATGATAATGATGGTGTTTTAGACGATGCTGATAATAGTTACTTACCTAATCCAGGGCAAGAAGATACCGATGGTGACGGTATTGCTGATGTTGAAGAAGATTGTGATAACGATGGAATTATCAACTATTACGATACCGATGTTGCTACGTGTCAGAATGCAATTGTTATGAAACAAAAATACGGTTTCTCTCCAAATGGAGATGGAATTAATGAAACTTGGGTCATCGAAGATATATTATTATACCCAAACAATATAGTGCATATTTACAATCGATCTGGAAAATTAGTGTATCAAATGAAAGGCTATAACAATTCTTTTAACGGGTTTTCTAATAAGGTAAATAGCAGTAAAAGATTACCTGTTGGTGCTTATTATTTTACAATAGAATTTAACACGCCAAATTCTAAACCTGCAAAAGGTTGGATATATATTAATTACTAA
- a CDS encoding M20/M25/M40 family metallo-hydrolase: MKIKIAFFAVFFTFLFIGCTSNESKKTNQLNAVSTADNIKIDEAQLLNNIKILASDSLEGRSFSKPGNYKAQQLIANEFKRLQLETALDSGYIQKFTTTYKGVKRQRMFPINGKEKNDANVPDTTVVGGNVVSMIKGKSDKIIVITGHHDHLGIRNGKIYNGADDDASGTAAVIAIANYFKDKTPNHTLVFATVDAEEAGMHGSAYLVKNFPLGKENIVLNINLDMIAHNDKNELYACGLYHYPQLKEPLTTIKTSINLLSGHDNPNDKTIQNWTNSSDHRSFHKEKIPFIYFGVEDHKDYHKDTDTFENINQQFYVEAVKLIIQSIENYDTYLKTN; encoded by the coding sequence ATGAAAATTAAAATTGCTTTTTTTGCTGTATTTTTTACTTTTCTTTTTATTGGATGCACTTCAAACGAGTCAAAAAAAACGAATCAATTAAATGCCGTTTCTACTGCAGATAACATTAAAATTGATGAAGCTCAATTGTTAAATAATATAAAAATATTAGCAAGCGATTCTTTAGAAGGAAGAAGTTTTTCTAAGCCAGGTAATTATAAAGCGCAGCAATTAATTGCCAATGAATTTAAAAGATTACAATTGGAAACAGCTTTAGATAGTGGTTATATTCAAAAATTTACAACTACTTATAAAGGCGTAAAAAGACAACGAATGTTTCCTATAAACGGAAAAGAAAAAAACGATGCAAACGTTCCTGACACAACTGTTGTTGGCGGAAATGTTGTAAGTATGATTAAAGGAAAATCTGACAAAATAATTGTTATTACAGGCCATCATGATCATTTAGGAATTAGAAACGGAAAAATATATAATGGCGCAGATGATGATGCTTCTGGTACTGCTGCAGTAATTGCAATTGCAAATTATTTTAAAGATAAAACACCAAATCATACCTTGGTTTTTGCAACTGTTGATGCTGAAGAAGCTGGAATGCATGGCTCGGCTTATTTGGTGAAAAACTTTCCTTTAGGAAAAGAAAATATCGTTTTAAATATTAATCTGGATATGATTGCGCACAACGACAAAAACGAATTGTATGCGTGTGGTCTGTATCATTATCCGCAGTTAAAAGAACCTTTAACGACGATAAAAACTTCGATTAATTTATTATCTGGACATGATAATCCGAACGATAAAACAATACAAAACTGGACAAACTCTTCAGATCATAGATCTTTTCATAAAGAGAAAATCCCTTTTATTTATTTTGGGGTAGAAGATCATAAAGATTATCACAAAGACACTGACACTTTTGAAAATATAAATCAACAGTTTTATGTAGAAGCTGTAAAATTAATTATTCAATCTATAGAAAATTACGACACGTATTTGAAAACAAACTAG